One part of the Vicia villosa cultivar HV-30 ecotype Madison, WI linkage group LG6, Vvil1.0, whole genome shotgun sequence genome encodes these proteins:
- the LOC131614192 gene encoding uncharacterized protein LOC131614192, translated as MITNVPSMVDKWLLSIKPYLNDSDNVIVGLDVECLLAKRRGMPNTAVVLQLCIGGECLIFKILHASFIPESLINFLGNKNYKFVGVGIKDDVDKLLRDFSLRVVSFVDLRILAAIKMSDKALKFAGLKTLALRVGGIEIEKPKKITLSNWSNFPLTLKQVEYACLDAFISFEVGRLLFLL; from the coding sequence ATGATTACAAATGTTCCTTCCATGGTCGACAAATGGCTTTTAAGCATCAAGCCTTACCTCAACGACAGCGACAACGTCATCGTCGGGTTGGATGTTGAATGTCTCCTCGCCAAACGTCGCGGTATGCCAAACACGGCTGTTGTCCTTCAACTTTGCATCGGTGGAGAAtgtcttatttttaaaattttacacGCCTCGTTTATTCCAGAATCACTCATTAATTTTTTGGGCAACAAAAACTACAAGTTTGTCGGTGTTGGAATCAAAGACGACGTGGACAAGCTTCTTAGAGATTTCTCCTTGCGTGTTGTAAGCTTTGTTGATCTTCGCATACTTGCTGCAATAAAGATGAGTGACAAAGCTTTGAAATTTGCAGGGCTTAAAACATTGGCTCTTCGTGTTGGTGGTATAGAGATTGAGAAACCAAAGAAAATTACATTGAGTAATTGGAGTAATTTTCCACTTACTCTTAAGCAAGTTGAATATGCATGTCTTGATGCTTTTATCTCTTTTGAGGTTGGAAGACTTCTTTTCTTATTATag
- the LOC131614191 gene encoding uncharacterized protein LOC131614191, with protein sequence MSITTFDYALPCKTHNKYDVFFNSFIIHKMITNVPSMVDKCLLSIKPYLNDSDNVIVGLDVECLLAKHRGMPNTAAVLQLCIGGECLIFQISHASFIPESLINFLGNKNYKFVGVGIKDDVDKLLRDFSLRVVSFVNLRTLAAIKMSDKALKFAGLKTLVLRVAAESRSE encoded by the exons ATGTCCATCACCACTTTCGATTACGCTCTCCCTTGCAAAACACACAATAAGTACGATGTTTTTTTCAACTCTTTCATTATTCACAAAATGATTACAAATGTTCCTTCCATGGTCGACAAATGTCTTTTAAGCATCAAGCCTTACCTCAACGATAGCGACAACGTCATCGTCGGGTTGGATGTTGAATGTCTCCTCGCCAAACATCGCGGTATGCCAAACACGGCTGCTGTCCTTCAACTTTGCATCGGTGGAGAATGtcttatttttcaaatttcacaCGCCTCGTTTATTCCAGAATCACTCATTAATTTTTTGGGCAACAAAAACTACAAGTTTGTCGGTGTTGGAATCAAAGACGACGTGGACAAGCTTCTTAGAGACTTCTCCTTGCGTGTTGTAAGCTTTGTTAATCTTCGCACACTTGCTGCAATAAAGATGAGTGACAAAGCTTTGAAATTTGCAGGGCTTAAAACATTGGTTCTTCGTGTTGCTG CGGAAAGTAGAAGTGAATGA